The sequence ctgctgtgactgTAGTTCAAACCTCTTAATTGACGGGGTATCTGACACCACCGACGCTTGACCCAGCTAACGGAAacgttttaaagtcagtatggtTGACCACATACCTTTGACCCTTTCAACCAAATACTCTTGGTTCGCTGcaatatccaaatactgcattatagcgtacagagttggcatgactggagctttaacaagcgctgcttgtttcagattgctgaTGCTGGCTTCTGCATGCGACAAGAGCCAGCACGACATCTGCATCCACGACAGAAATTTGAACATCCTCCCTTACAAGGCAttaacaaatgcaatgttacaaggaggaactggcttttttgtctcactatttactaaggtaacttactaagataatttactaagatttatacaaagttaacagcttatccaatactccaaatgtttgtttccaatccCAGTGAAGTACTAGCTGTCTCCCTTAAACCACAGAACATAAACGCTATGCAGCACTGTGCGGTCGCAAAAGACGACAGACCCTTATCTGAAGGGCTTgcattccaaaagaaaacagaaacctatagtgtgaaaaagggaagaagtaacatCCATTTTACAGAGCAGTAGGAGGGCAGCAAGGTGGAGATGAGGTCAGTAAgtgatcagtttttcacaggcaCCACAACAGATGCAGATCTTGAGGACAAACTacaaacaggccaaaaaaaagtaggctttgtttaaatgaagcctATCAAATCCTGCTCTTGATTGAGGGGGATATGCATGTGATAGGGCAACAGAAGGAGTTCCTTCAGAGTTGCACTATGAAATTttagctagaattctagctcatcaaaatgcttaaaaaggaggggggggaccccaaaacagcaaaaatcaacTGCCCCaaccaaaagatcttttcttctaatgcccaTAGCTCTCCAAAATCCACCTGAGATTATCCTCCCCAACCCCACTTAGTGCTACACCTagtacttaaataatctttaatgtatcttaatcttaaaatgatcttagatcttaaatgcaaacgattaataGCCTATCTCTGATAACAGAActattctaagttaaaataaataaataaataaactttaatgtatcttaaccttaaaatgatcttagatcttaaatgcaaacgattaatcgcctgtgataacagaattaatttaagttaaaataaataaataaataaatacttcctaggtctatagatttattattatcacagtcataagatgacttctcagttcttaaacaCTATTTGGATACAATGTATCACatctaagttttcataaaactttttgtggcctgtttgctttcagacaagatagcaggtaacaatttaaggaaggaacagcaataggtttttcaggaagtagctgattttaaggaagtttggaaagacaCATACTAACGTAGACAGAGAGGGCTGACAGGCAACCATCCTTGCAACGTGTgatagttttctgacagtttaagatacaaggatgttaatctgagcctttaactctccaggaatgaattcagaggaaacaagaggcttaagaattttatgctattgcagcatcagcatgcctttatcagtatttccagaaatcctatgaagaatccttccagtttagtaaaatgcattacatgaagcaaagatcacaccaatacaaacaggaaacggaactgtaattcttagcagacttgttttctatacTACCTATGCAGTGCCCTGCTATGGGGTGGCCTGCTACCAACCACCACAGGGAACCCCCCAGTTACTCTATCATCATACctccaacctgcatttctgggtaccccgttcttctcagctgactgctcacagactcaatctcttgtacaagtggcactaaaatagtctcattaatccactaggaaagagaaatgcaaaaattaaaaagcttagaagcaacaagaatgtgacaaaaatgttagtttactctctagtcagcatcactgttacaatcacaaaggagtttaacaacaggaactttgaagtcaaccaaagaggaaaagtaattaagagcTCCAATTTAGATAGGGGTGATTGGCTCTAGAAAGAccctctaaaatgccaaaaattcactatagaggacttgggaaaacaaatctccagaaagcagtgatactgataaagctttcctgaacaatgagaaaaggggtATTCTGAGGCACTGCACGACACTCATAgtggtaatttaaactttcatgggtccactccctctcaaaaccctttcaggaaatgaagggcCTGATAAACACAATATGTGACACTTGTATGTGACACGATTTGGGAACTGAAGCCAAGCTGCCTGTAGGTTTAtgaacagatgcttaggaatctgctacagaacagtcataaccccacatctcatagaaatcttttacttttcactcgTCCCACTACTTAGAAGAACTACATACGTGATAGTTGCTGACTGAAGGGGTAATTCAAAGTTaggcttacaaattattttgtcatagtaTGTGATTGTATTTCCTCTGCTAAAGCAATTGCCTaagaccaaaattttctttttgtttttttattacactcctcaaggctgttggaaaaagtcaacgggctggcatttcccatgctttatttgagtccagaaggagtttgaaatacaggagaaaaaaaacagaaaaaattcagaaaattgggttgtagaaagaaaaaacaagtcttttcacatccactgtgtgttaagatgcacgtgtcttcattcaaaggtgggtgaactttacagctgtaaagttttcagaacagaaaacacctagGTCAGCAAGTGCAAAAGTTCAGGTTGAAAATGTGTCCTAATACTTCTTTGTTACAAGCATGCTGTTCTAGTCTCCATGTCCAAGCCCACCCTAATCCTCAAATAGactcaaatatgtaattcttttcacttccttAGGTATACATGGAGCACTGaggtactttttcattctgctgtacctattctaacagcaagaacaggcagTTCATAGGGACAGGACTTACACTTCTGAACCTAGCGGTCCAGGAATCCAGGTAATCAAGCTGTCGTCGATTCACAATCACCCTTGCCCAAACCtatggaaagaacattattaccTACATACAGCAACCTAACAGAATACTAAAGAGTTTTTAGGGCCTAAGACGTTTTCTGACCGCAGCCACAGCACATaattcaaattgcatttgttccagAACTCTCATCTAATGGCTGTATCATGTGAATTCTACAGTAGCTTACCATACTACTCTCCTACTCTCTGTTCACAGTACACTAAATCTCCCGTGAGTCCAAACGCACAGTTTTGCGTTCCCTGctctgttaggataaaattggTCCAAGTTGCAGGGTAGACTAAGTTAATGTAcgacataaagaaaacagatcaaatttaattaaaagctacgttaatgacattcttttgaATCAGACTTATTCCAGACACAAATGTAAAGGAGAACAATTTTACACACCTTCAACTATTTCACTACATTAGGTACAGGTCagtttccagtcattttttatgtcacaagtttattttatccagagtacaaaatggtaaaaaaaagttCCGCAACCACCATTCTTGAGTTGAACTCGAAGTCTGTCTGTTCTCAGACAcacagtaatattaaacaacttcagataaaataattctgaagagttggccaaaccaacagaagtttccagctttccaccgTGGCCTACACGGTGAGTATTAGTTAATTACAAAGACCACAAAGcatgaaacctgaaattctcTCAGGAGTCACTTTTCCACCTAAACACAGGTACCTTGTTcaccaaggaagaaatcattttacaattttacaattgtaaaattttacagtccggaatttgaaatgtatacccCTTGTGGCAAAAAGTCTTACAAGCTGTATGAAGATGGTTAAATGCTAtaggatttctccctttctagcaCTGTTGACGGAGTTCACATTTGGATGGAGCCACATATTTTAgagccctgtttttctctcttggctcctttggtgctgagcttacttcttctgcagtcagtggagagctCAGACGAGCTTCGTCCTTGTGTGCTGATGGAGCTTGGGGCATGCAAGCCACCTGATACTGGTACTTTCTCAGCACCTGTGCTTGCTCTACTAAGGAACGGCTGTAGTTCCAAAAGGctgggctgctggaaggagagctggaacatgaacttgctgaaatgaCATTGAACAGCCATAAAATTATCACCAAGTAATCACAGAAGCAACACTGCAGGCAATAGGTCACTATATTAAGGCTTTGACAGGAGAGATGTGCTCATGaattatcataaatacatacaccaaaatctgtctgcataaacactgatttcatctttatattaataagGCACTGTCCCTATCCCAGACAAAAACTGCCTGCAGGTAATTCACCACCTTTAGCTAAACTGCCTTCTCCACAAAATATCCCTCTCATCGAGGTGATAAAGCCCTTCAACTCATTGTAGTCCACTATACACAACAAATGCTACAGAGATTATTAGTATATCTATAATATAGACTagtacttcagcagctctctttctgtgcaggaatcttttccaacttttctcatCCACTCCTCATCAATAAAACCAACATCCCCTCCTTGCCAAGCTTTTCAGGCTACATGAAGTTATTTACGTACCCAATTGAAGTCTacgctgtttctcttcttcgcTTCGAAGgtacttttgcagtgacttgcgGTCTGTGATTTCATCATCTTGACTCATACGGGAACTATACCGCATTGGTGAAAAGTGGCAACGAGACCTTAGCCCGGTGCTTTCCACTGGCCCAACACTTGAGGCATATGGTGAACCAgtaggagaagagctgaagctggaaagctttgggaaataaaagcaaacagttgtgtcacatgaggaaagtgagagttccattttgactttataaactaaatgaaTAGATCGACTCAGCATAAGAATTGATTACTCTGCTGattgctgctataaaatatgctctCGTTTGGGGGaaggtttttgctattttgtagttacattctagtttcttatttttgctgtgctctgaaacaaactagctactctaaaacaaataaattaacaccAGGGTAAGAGGATGAATACTgacaagacaaatttcatctgctttgcaaacaaagcgaacacacacacaggacccTCCACTGCCGGCCGCACACCTCCAATGGCTTACAGCACAACACAAGGACACgataagcaaagccaaaccATTCCCCTTGAAGCCACCTTGGTCATTACCttactgtagctgctgcttggtgAATAGGTTAAAGCACTGCTATAAGAAGCGCTGTTGCTTGACAGAGCCTGCCGCTGAGGGCTGTACCCTGAGATACAACCAGAAGTAAACTTTGGACTGGCCCTGAAGGGCCGGGATGGGCTGTAACTCAGCACAGTTTGACCCTGGACTCTAGGAGAAGGCGTAGAAGAAGGGACTTTCTTCGCTGCCAGCTCATGTGCTGGAATTATTTGTACCGctgcaataagcaaaaaaaaccacaatcagcactgtacatgcagcagcccagaactctcctcctcactttaaatacacagcaaaacacacatacacaactctCTTCCCTTAAGGAAATTCTAGGACACTAAAAAGACTATTCTAGTCTGACCCCTACAGGATTCAGCAGTCAAccccaaagacataaaaatcagaaaactgggaCACGTGATCATAATTCAATACAaattctacaatttaaaatttcagttaaattctacCAAGCACCTTTGCATAGCCCGAGGcaattatttaacttatttggtCAGCTACTCTACCTGCCTGCTTCATGTGTCTTTAGCACATCTAATGTCTCATTTACCTGTGCAAACCCAGATATTACACTCCTCAGCTGCGGTGATATAACCCTACTCCCGTATCTGCCgctctttctctggaggcaGCCTAGTAGTATGTAACACATTGTACTAgcaccttgcttttgctgtattttcaaactctgccaagtttttctatatttgacAACATCACTTAGACGttcagaacttttcagagcaactgctctctagcctgtcattttcagactgcacactaaggtctcttttctctttctaatttggcGCTCTCCAGTCAGTATGATGATAGTAGGataccaaatttaaatacaaacctaTACACTCTGCCTTGTTCTCAATCCCATTTATAGGTTACAAATTCTTTGTCCAGCTTCATAAAGTTTAAGTCTCTCTCACTGCCCTTTAACAGcccactctccttttctccttttgtattggttgtttcctctccacttctccccttAATTGCTCAtcaatttatcacttttattttgaatttttataggcTGCAGTTAGTTCATCTTACTGCTCTTGTCAGATGAGGTAACTGAG comes from Rhea pennata isolate bPtePen1 unplaced genomic scaffold, bPtePen1.pri scaffold_33, whole genome shotgun sequence and encodes:
- the LOC134154689 gene encoding transmembrane protein 209-like, whose translation is MAKDREQISAASLLDRTVKIRREAEERKVVWAWGLLNMSVGGMIYTDMTGKLISSYYNIAFWPLWYIELALVSLFSLNALFDFWMYFKYTMAPTTLVMTRRQQILLGMQNAAVQIIPAHELAAKKVPSSTPSPRVQGQTVLSYSPSRPFRASPKFTSGCISGYSPQRQALSSNSASYSSALTYSPSSSYSKLSSFSSSPTGSPYASSVGPVESTGLRSRCHFSPMRYSSRMSQDDEITDRKSLQKYLRSEEEKQRRLQLGTSCSSSPSSSPAFWNYSRSLVEQAQVLRKYQYQVACMPQAPSAHKDEARLSSPLTAEEVWARVIVNRRQLDYLDSWTARFRSWINETILVPLVQEIESVSSQLRRTGYPEMQVGEASISNLKQAALVKAPVMPTLYAIMQYLDIAANQEYLVERVKELSQGGYMSSFRWNRGGDFKGRKWDADLPTDCAILMHIFCTYLDARLPPSPKYPDGKTFTAQHFVQTPDKPDITNENVFCIYQSNINPPHYELIYHRQVYNLPEGRNNMFHTLLMFLYIIKTKESGMLGRVNFGASGVNVLGVFGE